TTGTCAGTAATAGTATATTATACTTTTTATTAGGATATGCATAAAGCCGTGACATAAtctaaaaaatatattctattttttcaattataaaatgcaaagatatattcattttaaCGGGAAAAAGGTCAGTATTGTTCATTGACAATTGAAGCTTTGTTAAGGTATTTACATAAGTCACTTTCTGCCGTTCACCTTCCTTGAGGTATTTTTAGTTCAAAGGAACAAATCATGCTTCAAAATTCTTTTTCCACAAAAAAgacaataaaaatatcagGTTCGATGTAATAAATGacatattttctttctgtACGTAAAAATATCTTATTGTTAGGTTGGATTGAAGGATACTACTTATCATTATTGGGcttaaaatattttgtgtCGGTTACTCAAGAaagaatgattttttcatttttacGCAGGTTCATTTCAAACCGCCCAGgatcataattttttttttcatatagTTTACGACGCTTGACTTAAAAATGGCAGGTAAAAATTCCTTTGCCAATAAATacaatgataatattcattttattatgaagatTTATATATGCTGTACGTTctatgaattttttttctcgtttttttgttttccttGGGCAAAAAAGATTAGggatatatatactaaAGTTCAATTAACAACTCTTCCTCTTTAGGTTCTTCTTcatgttcttcttctacatCTTGTGAAGCTTGATATTCAGTTTTATTTGCTGTTTCTGTTCCAGTCTCAGGGTATGGTAATTTACGTGCTGGTACAGTTGGGAAGTCGTAATTCGTTATTGCGTCGTTTTTTGTagttttttcttcaagagTTGGTACGTTCGCTTTTTCTTCTGTTATGACCTTATTAGGTGTTACAGAAGTAGATGTGTTTTCcttatttaatgatttctcATCAGAGACTACTTCTGAAGAATACGGTAATGGATTACTAATCGTTTCAATACTTGTAATGACTTCATTTCCACTTGGTTTTGATGtcatttcatcttcaggATACGGTGGTTCAGATGGTTCTAATGATATgtttgtttcattattgtattgaaattttgcTTGTTCTTCCTGTACTCTTGATGGAGGTTGATGTTCTACTTGCTGGGATGGTTGATAGTGAGCTGGGTTTTGGATAGCTGGTGACGCCGTTTGATagtaattattatatgattcAATGATTGGTTTTGTTGTTGCAACTGTGGGATCTGTTCGTATTAATGGAGGTtcctgttgttgttgggTATACATTGCGTATGGATCCGAAGGCTCCTGAGCGACTGAGTATTGTTGAGACAAGTTTATATTTCTCAATTGTTGTTCTAAAAGTGAATCATAGATATTCATTATACTGGAAATTTTACTGTTCATATCTATCAGTgcattatatttattaatcttatcatttaatgcgttgtttaattttggttttgttgacataattttttgataCAACTTTTGTAGTCTTGTATCTTCTAAGATGTCTATGGCAGAATTTGGATTATTCTTGGCTTTCTCCACAAGAGTAGCgaacaaataaatatcttccttttctgcattattcaaatcaaacgaatgttgttgctgctgttgttgctgctgcgCATATTGACGTTCTTGGTGTGTATTGTAGGCACTCTGATTCATTTCATTACGTCTTTGCTCCGCTTCTTGAGATTCTCTTAAACTTGCTTCAATAGCCGCTTTCAGATCTggatcattttcttcttcctcagTCAAGATGGGTTCTTCGGTTGTATGTGTTACTACAGGTACGATTGGCTCAGTTGAATTTCTTGCTTCTTTCAGTGATAATTCAATAGCTCGTTTTAAttgttcatcttcttcatcggCAACATTTTGATGTTTCGGATGCTTATTATTGTGACGATGTTTTGAtttatctttcttcttttttttactaCTAGGTTTACTCTTTTTAATATCATAGTCATCAAAACAATTATCACAAACTCTTACAGGTTCATAGATACCTAAATCGGGCAACTCAATGTTGTGAGAGGAATGTTCTTGACAAAATATTCCACCACACGATCTACAATGATGTCGCctattcaataatgaaaatttcttaGAACAAACCATACACGTATCAGATTCGATCCAATCAGCTGGAGTCTTGGAATCAAACATTGCATTCCCTATGCCATTACCCAACACAACCTTTGGTAAATCCACGTTCCTATTCTTCAACTTATCATGAACTTTAGCCACATACCCGAGTTGAGAGTCATTCTTAAAAGTGCCATATAATTCCATAAATAAAGTCTTTACCAACGTACCAAGTTCATCATCACTCTCATCAGTATCTTCGTTTTGTAAAATTGTCTTCTCAAAAGTGTTCATGAATTCTCTAGAACAGACCTCAACAATAAAGGGCGTCCCACCATTCTTTATACATACTTCAACTAACCTCCAAGTGGAGAGTTGAGTATTGGGGTTCATGTAAGTATTAGCAATCCTTTTTTGTAGACACCTCATTGCATCTTTAGGTGGTATCCTTTTGGACCTTATGATGTCTGAAATTTCAAACGAAGTGGGGAGGTCGAGGTCACCATTTGGTATTGACTCATTTGTTGCTTTGTTGATTAAAATGTCTAGTTCTGCTGGAGTTATCGTTGAGGTCATTTGTGAGGGTTGAAATAGGTAGAAAGATTGTCTTTTAATGGTTGTTTTGCTTTGAGTTCTTGCTCGATTACACACTGTGGGAACTGTTGCTATTAAAATTGTtgtcatatatatatatacgccttttaatttcaaacaaaTAGACAACGCCTCTAAAATTGAGAATGCGATTTCGAACTGCGACACACAAATTAATCACTATAGCTGTTAGCAACAGAAGGACAATTCTCTTCTATTCTAATGTATTGTGTAAATGAATAGTTTCCTGTAAACTTTtaaaaagaagacaatcaaatataaatgGTTTGTTGGACTACTTTTCCTTTCTAACCCCcatgattcattatttttgcTATAACCATACATTATTACAGCGTTCATACTCTCAAATAAAACATTCCATTTTTAAGTATATTTTTGGTTTGCCTTTTTTCTATTTATATTCTCTTTTCTTCCCAacctttaatttttgtgTTCTAATAAACTCAACTAATTAgtttaataaaattgaaattgtttttttatagaGTTTTTTAAAGAAGGAGGCTTTATATGTTCAGTAGTTACAAAAAAATCACAaagaaataagaaaaaaatgcaattactattctttattttaaCAATTCTAAATGTCCAAAACATTTGTTTGGGAGATCTCTTACCTGTGGTGGACACTCTGTCATTAAACGACACGACACAAAGAACATACTCATTTAAAACAGTTGAAAGAATATGTAATCGTTTAGAATTAAGTCAAGGATCAGACTCCAAGACTCTATTTGCTTTCAAATTAGCTACCATAATAAATGGTAATGGAACTTGGGATATGAAAGAAACTCTTCCGATAGTAAAGGAGATTAATGAAAACTTTGAACATTTGTTAGTTCTCGAAAGTATGAATCctcaaaaaaataatatcgCGGTACGATTGCAAAAAGGCACGATTATTATGATGACAGATATCAAGGAATTGGCCGGAAaatatgatgatttattaataatgtgGAGGCataaaatttttattaataaaggTTTCAAACTTGCAATCTTGAGATATTTGAATCATAATCTGGGAAAAATGGTATACTTGAAATATAGTGTACTGCAAGGGTCTAGTGAAGGTTCTGTTAATGCTGGATACAGAATTTTGAGACATTCGGATTTAGCTTTGAAAGCTGCTATTAAAACAATTGAGATGGTGCAAAACAATACATTATTAGGATTGATTAGAATTATTGGCTACCGTTTTGATGAATTGCCAGCGGTCGAAGAGGAAGATGCCCTAGTTGATGGTATAGTAGAAATAGTACAAAACAATGTTGTTAAAGGAAAAGCTGATCCTCCTGagttgaaatttttaatcaAAGGCTTGAAGACCATAACGCAAGGTATggtttttcttgttttgtGTGTCACCATAGCTAATGTGTTTTGTTCCGTCGTTTTCATCTTGACCATCTCTGTCGCTGTCGTCGTATGGATAATCATTTTTTGGAGAATGTTAAATAGCTGACTCTTACATTcctaatatataataaaccaTTAAGAAAATACTACCTAAAGGCCTGGCCATCAAAATAAGCTCCCATGATTTCGTTATTTATATCCTACgtaaaatatattcctCCAAGTATCATCATCCTAACTGTCACTTAAATACTGTGACCGGCCGAAGTCGTATTAAAAGACCTTTGAAACATCGAATTTCAATGAGCAAACAAGCGTACAGATGGGAAAAcgtttattgaaaagaatgGTTCAAACCGCTCAATTTGGTATTATCAtgattattgttttttctataaatattttcttatattgttttttatgTGCGTGTTTTATCTATATAATTTACTGAATAGAGTACTGAGTTTTTCACCTAAGTTGTTTTGTATTAGTTTACTCATACTATGTCTTTGTTggaatataattttttctagTTGTACTTGCGTTTGTTTGATTTCAGACCATGCTGCTGTTAACTTGACTGATTGGTACGGAGATTAAAGAAGATCTACTACTTGAATCatcaccaccaccaccattCATCGAAATGTTAGTCATTGGAGAATGAGAAATACCTGTATTTATGAATTTAGCTCTTGGTGGGCCACCTGTCGTACCGTTTTGATATGGcatttgattttctttattacaTTCTACATTATCGTAATAACGTTTTGTACtctgttgttgctgctgctgctgctgttgttgttgttgcatATGCATTTGATTATTCGGTAGACTGTTAACGCTTAGAGAACTTGTACAAGcactattatttttcattttattgaaataataCATGGTTGGAGTCATTGGAGAAGCTTGTTCCATTGTGGTACTGAATACACTGTTATCAGATTGAGCACTAGCGTTTCTCATTGGTGTATAATTTTGAGAGGAATAAATTGGTGAAGATGTGTTTGaatattgttgttggaTTGCTTCTTGAGATGATGAATAACATgtatttattgttattcttcttgttaAATCGATCGATGATGCtaattgtaatttcttttgtaattccATATGATATGTCTtaactttttcaataaattccaTTATACCTTGTTGATCTTTATAGACTTGAGtcaatgatgatggtgCATTGATAATTGCATTTATGAAAATGTTTAGTAGTTGAATTTGTTTTGTATTGTTCGTTACTGGGGTCATTAAAAAGGaattttgttcttgatttgtaaatttattaataatggaaTGAATACCAAATGcagtttcaaaaatttcaaatttcaatagGTCATATTGCCATGTGGATAAATCTATTaagaattttttcaaattaatcaattgaatttttgtttttaattcttcatcttcttcgtcCAATGCATTGACATCTGTACTACTGCtatcattgttattattacatttAGCGTCCATagctgttgttgttgtatcGATCTCATCCACAGTGGCATCACTATCTTGAGAAGTTTGAGACtgtcttttcaaattataaTTTCTATTTTGGTCCAATTGTCTTTGATACAATTCATATTGAATCAAACAATTTTCATCTACATTCAAAACATAATCATTGATCATTGGTTCACAAATATCCCAATTTAAAGTTGCCAATATATGCATTTCCATTTGACAAAACATGGATTCATCGAACCCCTCGTTGATACCATTACAATAATGAACTAATTCTGATAATCTTGGTATTCTTGCTCTTGGATTAGGACCATAAAATCTACCACCTGTTGGGACAATAACGTTATTTATAATATGATTACAACCACCCCATGTTTTTGCAGCTAACCAAAGACAAGTAGCTATAACTAATTTGGATTGATCCTTAAGGACTACTCTTTTGGAACAATAACGATCGTATAATCTTACAGATTGGAAGAAGATTCCATTAGTGACACGAGTCATTACAGATAACTcgaaaagaaaagttattattgttgatcTTGTTTCTTGAGGAGACATTTCTGGTTGttgatcaattaattttgtTATCGGTTTGAATTTTGATGATTGAGCAATGGCATTGGAGGAGATGTCTTGATGGTATTCTTGGATGGTTTCGTAGTGACATAATAGTTCTGAGTTGGATAATTCAATTGGGTAATATACTTGTTGTGCCTTTACTATTAAACCTTGGGAATGTGACATTTAGaatgattatttgaataaagaaGGAATTATAGGTTGGTTAAAAAAggaatgaatgaataaaaatgaacgaatgtattttattttatttgttaaTAGCTATACAAGAAATCAATGGCTGATGTTGATGAATGCTACAGCTGATCTTGATTCTTAATGTAATAGATGATTGGTTGTTATTTGGTATGCGAATTGAATGGAGGCTAAtagaaaaaagaagaatatgattAGATCATATAAAGGttgtttaatatataatactaTCGGATAGTGACAATAAtaagaacaacaacaacaataataatgatgatgttttAGTTTCTACAAAGGAACATAAACTGTAAAGTTCACGAACACCAAAGAGCAAACAAGTTGcacagaagaagaagaaatagtTAGTATAACTGTGACACCAAAAGTTATCTAGACATAACCTATAAGGGGAATATTTGATTGTTTGGTTTGTGCAGAAGAAATATAGCCTAGTTAGTTTTTCGAGGAATAGATGGAAATCGAATGTCAGAAACTACCTAAAGGGAAGAGGAATCAAGGCATGAATGCATGCAATGTTTAGTTAGTTTCAGGCTTCTACGCCTAGAAGAGCATAAACGAACgccaaaaatatttgagTCGTGTATGAAATGCAAAACAATTCGTAGTGTCTATTTTGCAGCTTTTCGAGAATATATTTCACCTATTGAATTCTGACATAActgaattgattgaataATCAACTCAATAGGCAATCCTCGAGATATTAACTACGATGTGTTCTGTGTCTTTTTCGCGACTTCTTTTTTCGGAGACCGACGCGTCAAGTTAAGCTTTTTCCCTTTGTTTACCTTTGTGCTTTTTTTTGCCCGTGTTAGTCGGGGTTTCCCACTCTCTGCTCTAGTTCCCCTCACCGCggtttctttttttcccCTTTGGGTTTGGTTTTGGATTTTTCGCGTCCATGTTTCAGGTCAACAGGGTTAAACCCTCATTGTACATTTGGCGTCTATGACAATTGTTAGGGCTAGGTGTAAATGTGGTGTCACAAAAATAGGAAATAATCATGGAAATTTGTGAATTTGTGACACTCTAGAATTGTTTCCACAGGCATATAATCCACAGAGAAATTTCCACTATATCCAAAGTCCAGCTATTGTTACAATGAATACAAACAATTTAACATAACACTTCTCATCAAAAATTTGCTTCTGTAATCCCTGTATATACTATTTATGTTCAAACTATAATCATATaagtatttttcttttgttcaCGTTCCAGCGACAGCGTCGTCCCTTCTTGGCTCTCTATATTggaaattggaaaattgaataataacaatatcaaaaaCAGATTGCATCGATTTTCCACTAGTTCAAAAGGAATTACATGAAGTCAGAGAAAGGGAAAATCTATATTCGAAACAGCACATTAATTTATGAATGAATTATCGTGATCAATTACTattacaagaagaagaacaagaactACACCAACCTGACAATAGTCCCGGAAATTCTGGATTATTCAAATGGACCATTGATGCCCTGTTTGGACCTAAAAAGGAACCTCATATGCTTTCACAAGATGATACCAATTATAACAATATGAACCACCATAGAAGAATGAATAAAACTCGAGAATCTCCTTTAActgaattgaaaacaaGATCAAACTCTTGGGATGGATCATCGTTAAGTAACCTGGGTTTGGATTCCTCATTTTATAGGAAATATGACCTTTTATCaccttcaaataatatgcAACTACAGCAACAGgaacagcaacaacaacgcTATAATCATAATACTAAATACAATGATATAAGGAATAGTTTAATGAGTCCCATTCATCTACGACCTTCCATGGTAACaaatgaacaacaaaaaaatgagAACTCATTACTTCGACatcaattatataatcATGACGAAGACCCCCCAAATTCTGAACCAACAGATACATTCCAATGGAGAAACAATAGATCAAAGATAAgttccaataataataaccatCGACAGGACATGGATAATGATATACCTTTTAGACCTCCCaaagataatgatacattattatctaaattATTTGGTAAAGGGAAAAGAATTTCCAAATCTCAAgcagaaaataaaaatgattataataataataagacGAATATCCCTGGCAAATTCCCATCACCTGCCAAATCTATTctttcaacaacaataaatgAGGATCTTACGTATAACAATGGGAAAGGGACTGCGACTACCAACGCTCCTCGAAAACCACATAACTATGTGAAAGAATATCAggaattattagatgaaataTGCTTAAATACAAGATCATTACATTTAATAGATAAAGACTTACAGGAAAGAGACcaatttgttcaattacaagaagaagCTTTCCAAGATAAATATAACTCATTAAGATTAGAATTCATATCccaattgaaacaaatgaaaaaattatctgataaatatttcaaattattatccaaatatcaaactttgaaaaaaatttcattggATGCggaaaattcaaatgatgaacAAATTAATGACTTACAAGGACAATTAACtcatttaaaaaaatcaattcaatttgCCAACGATGAAAGAAGGAACTTAACACGAGATAATGATCTCCTAAGTGATAGGTTAAGAGATTCAGAAATACAAAGAGAAAATGATCAATTCAAATATGAATCCAAGATAAGAGATTTGGAAAGACAATTATTAGAAGTAAGAACCAGAATTCCAGAACAGgatcattattactataACAACTATagtaataattataatgatACTTTAGATACCTCAATCTCTTCACCGGCAATGTCAACACGCCGTAGAAACAAATTCAACATGGAAGACTTGGGCACTGGTACTGAGAATAGACAATCCATAGAAGATATTTTGACCATGGATActgatgaattgaaatcatatatttaataattagATAAAGTgtaacaataaaaataccaaatataatattactTTACCATTTTTCTACGTTTCAGTTGGACCCTTCGAGTTGTACTAACCTTTTATACCTTTTCCTATTGCGTATTGTTAAATATGTATCCGAtcgtatatatatatatatatactcCCACCTTAAATACTAATCTTGTGCAAATacttatataataattggataattctattttttttttttgtaaagtCTACAAACTGATTGTGTCCCCCAAACTGTTGATTGTCTTCTAGTAACTATGTTACTTATcgtaaaaatatataactgaatttttcaacttctGAAATTTCTTGGACAAAAACgtttgaaaaatacaaaagacagttaaagaagaagaacaaaggAAAGAGACGAGGTAAAACCATAAAGAATATTCGGGATTAAGCGAACAACCCAGTGAAACTACGTGCTGGCACATCTCTCTTGGTTTtctcctttttttttctgtCTTCTGCTGCAAAATTACTCGAGAATGTCAACGACGCTGtcacaagaacaaaaacCAATGACCCCAAATTATGTCAATAGCAACATGTCACAGCAACAAACGCCTCATTCGTCTGGCGTTACCgttggtggtggtggtgctGTATCAATGATGACTCCATcatctttccaaaattcaTTAGGTACACAACAGCATGGGCATActgatgatgctgatgaaCATAGTGATCCCGATGAGAAAAACTTGATTCCATCAGTAAACAAAAGATTAGATTTAAGTCCCatgattgaaaaatttacttCCATATTAGGTAGACCGAATTGGATAAAATATGCGCAATTATTGAGTCTTTTCATCCTGGGAAAATTGTCAAGAAAGGAATTATCAAGAGAAttagaatttattttcaattctgtTGGAATACATAACGTATCATCATCGTCCAATAAGAAATTACATATTGATATTGCCACAATTGCAGGCGATACCTTATCTTTAAAGAGACAAAGAAAGAGACTTCACAATAAACGTATTTTGACAAGGTTAcataatcaattattaCTAGGTGTATTGACTAATTCACTGAAAGATTCTCCATTGAGCAAAAAAGGATCACGATTTGGATTTCAAAATGCCtcttcgtcatcatcatcatcttcaggGACAAATGTTGGCATTTCAGCttcaacaaataaaaacatGAAACGGTCAAATAAGACAAGTTCgcaaattgaaatatataaaaaaattgtattatcattaccaATAGCAGATAGGAATAgattaaaattaataacTAAAGATGCTGGGAAACAAggttttatttattgttcCGTGTTACAGTCAAGATTAAATATAGTCCCCAAGATCCCTATAGTTTCTGAACCTGAGActttgaaaagaattaagtctaataatttaaaaacCCCATTGGAATGGTCACAAGATATTATGAATGGATTCAATACTCCATTATGTACGGATAATTATTCATTACCCGATGTGGATTCgttatatttaaaaatgacTGGGATATCAAGAGAACATGGACTTGTAGGAAATGTGGATACTAGGtgtattgatattttaatgatgGGATTagatcattatttgaaaaatattattgaatttaccATTGATTCAGTACGAtatagaaagaaaaaatattctgattattatgatttagatgatgatattggATTTTATAAACCTGTCACTGGAGCAGAGACAATTGGAGATGATAGCAGTagtgataataaaaaacaagatCGGGATGACGAAAATGCAAAGGATATAATATCATTGACAAATGAAGATCTTTATAATACATTGAACATTTTCCCCAATTTAATTGAATCTACAACAAGTGcatattataatttaacCAATTTAGGATTacttaatgatgatgaattagtTGTCGGTAAAAGTAGTATTGAAGATTTACCTGAATTccaattaaatgaaaaaccAACGTTCACGCCAATAGatgagaaaaatattggtacaagagaagaattaaattggttaatt
Above is a genomic segment from Naumovozyma dairenensis CBS 421 chromosome 6, complete genome containing:
- the VPS27 gene encoding ESCRT-0 subunit protein VPS27 (similar to Saccharomyces cerevisiae VPS27 (YNR006W); ancestral locus Anc_6.295), producing MTTILIATVPTVCNRARTQSKTTIKRQSFYLFQPSQMTSTITPAELDILINKATNESIPNGDLDLPTSFEISDIIRSKRIPPKDAMRCLQKRIANTYMNPNTQLSTWRLVEVCIKNGGTPFIVEVCSREFMNTFEKTILQNEDTDESDDELGTLVKTLFMELYGTFKNDSQLGYVAKVHDKLKNRNVDLPKVVLGNGIGNAMFDSKTPADWIESDTCMVCSKKFSLLNRRHHCRSCGGIFCQEHSSHNIELPDLGIYEPVRVCDNCFDDYDIKKSKPSSKKKKKDKSKHRHNNKHPKHQNVADEEDEQLKRAIELSLKEARNSTEPIVPVVTHTTEEPILTEEEENDPDLKAAIEASLRESQEAEQRRNEMNQSAYNTHQERQYAQQQQQQQQHSFDLNNAEKEDIYLFATLVEKAKNNPNSAIDILEDTRLQKLYQKIMSTKPKLNNALNDKINKYNALIDMNSKISSIMNIYDSLLEQQLRNINLSQQYSVAQEPSDPYAMYTQQQQEPPLIRTDPTVATTKPIIESYNNYYQTASPAIQNPAHYQPSQQVEHQPPSRVQEEQAKFQYNNETNISLEPSEPPYPEDEMTSKPSGNEVITSIETISNPLPYSSEVVSDEKSLNKENTSTSVTPNKVITEEKANVPTLEEKTTKNDAITNYDFPTVPARKLPYPETGTETANKTEYQASQDVEEEHEEEPKEEELLIEL
- the NDAI0F01140 gene encoding uncharacterized protein; translation: MQLLFFILTILNVQNICLGDLLPVVDTLSLNDTTQRTYSFKTVERICNRLELSQGSDSKTLFAFKLATIINGNGTWDMKETLPIVKEINENFEHLLVLESMNPQKNNIAVRLQKGTIIMMTDIKELAGKYDDLLIMWRHKIFINKGFKLAILRYLNHNLGKMVYLKYSVLQGSSEGSVNAGYRILRHSDLALKAAIKTIEMVQNNTLLGLIRIIGYRFDELPAVEEEDALVDGIVEIVQNNVVKGKADPPELKFLIKGLKTITQGMVFLVLCVTIANVFCSVVFILTISVAVVVWIIIFWRMLNS
- the CLN2 gene encoding cyclin CLN2 (similar to Saccharomyces cerevisiae CLN1 (YMR199W) and CLN2 (YPL256C); ancestral locus Anc_6.293): MSHSQGLIVKAQQVYYPIELSNSELLCHYETIQEYHQDISSNAIAQSSKFKPITKLIDQQPEMSPQETRSTIITFLFELSVMTRVTNGIFFQSVRLYDRYCSKRVVLKDQSKLVIATCLWLAAKTWGGCNHIINNVIVPTGGRFYGPNPRARIPRLSELVHYCNGINEGFDESMFCQMEMHILATLNWDICEPMINDYVLNVDENCLIQYELYQRQLDQNRNYNLKRQSQTSQDSDATVDEIDTTTTAMDAKCNNNNDSSSTDVNALDEEDEELKTKIQLINLKKFLIDLSTWQYDLLKFEIFETAFGIHSIINKFTNQEQNSFLMTPVTNNTKQIQLLNIFINAIINAPSSLTQVYKDQQGIMEFIEKVKTYHMELQKKLQLASSIDLTRRITINTCYSSSQEAIQQQYSNTSSPIYSSQNYTPMRNASAQSDNSVFSTTMEQASPMTPTMYYFNKMKNNSACTSSLSVNSLPNNQMHMQQQQQQQQQQQQSTKRYYDNVECNKENQMPYQNGTTGGPPRAKFINTGISHSPMTNISMNGGGGDDSSSRSSLISVPISQVNSSMV
- the BBP1 gene encoding Bbp1p (similar to Saccharomyces cerevisiae BBP1 (YPL255W); ancestral locus Anc_6.291), which codes for MNYRDQLLLQEEEQELHQPDNSPGNSGLFKWTIDALFGPKKEPHMLSQDDTNYNNMNHHRRMNKTRESPLTELKTRSNSWDGSSLSNLGLDSSFYRKYDLLSPSNNMQLQQQEQQQQRYNHNTKYNDIRNSLMSPIHLRPSMVTNEQQKNENSLLRHQLYNHDEDPPNSEPTDTFQWRNNRSKISSNNNNHRQDMDNDIPFRPPKDNDTLLSKLFGKGKRISKSQAENKNDYNNNKTNIPGKFPSPAKSILSTTINEDLTYNNGKGTATTNAPRKPHNYVKEYQELLDEICLNTRSLHLIDKDLQERDQFVQLQEEAFQDKYNSLRLEFISQLKQMKKLSDKYFKLLSKYQTLKKISLDAENSNDEQINDLQGQLTHLKKSIQFANDERRNLTRDNDLLSDRLRDSEIQRENDQFKYESKIRDLERQLLEVRTRIPEQDHYYYNNYSNNYNDTLDTSISSPAMSTRRRNKFNMEDLGTGTENRQSIEDILTMDTDELKSYI
- the HFI1 gene encoding Hfi1p (similar to Saccharomyces cerevisiae HFI1 (YPL254W); ancestral locus Anc_6.290), producing MSTTLSQEQKPMTPNYVNSNMSQQQTPHSSGVTVGGGGAVSMMTPSSFQNSLGTQQHGHTDDADEHSDPDEKNLIPSVNKRLDLSPMIEKFTSILGRPNWIKYAQLLSLFILGKLSRKELSRELEFIFNSVGIHNVSSSSNKKLHIDIATIAGDTLSLKRQRKRLHNKRILTRLHNQLLLGVLTNSLKDSPLSKKGSRFGFQNASSSSSSSSGTNVGISASTNKNMKRSNKTSSQIEIYKKIVLSLPIADRNRLKLITKDAGKQGFIYCSVLQSRLNIVPKIPIVSEPETLKRIKSNNLKTPLEWSQDIMNGFNTPLCTDNYSLPDVDSLYLKMTGISREHGLVGNVDTRCIDILMMGLDHYLKNIIEFTIDSVRYRKKKYSDYYDLDDDIGFYKPVTGAETIGDDSSSDNKKQDRDDENAKDIISLTNEDLYNTLNIFPNLIESTTSAYYNLTNLGLLNDDELVVGKSSIEDLPEFQLNEKPTFTPIDEKNIGTREELNWLIKDILTNE